ACAACTGTTGTTGGTTTCCTTGTCTTTGGCCACTGGTGGGGATTTGTTGTCAACTATATCGGCATTTCCATCGGAAGTATTATTCTTTTCTGGTTGGCACGGAGATATGGCAAAGCCTTCTGTCTACTCTTTATGACAGAGGAGACATTTTACAAGTATGAAAGCAAAATTGACAATAAGAAGAGCTACGAAGTCTTTTTTATCCTCTGTATGCTCTCACCAATTTCCCCAGCTGATGTCCTTGTGATGATTACTGGTCTGACCAGTATGAGCTATCGCAAATTTACCACGATTATTCTCTTGTGTCGACCTATTTCCATCGTTTCCTATAGTCTCTTTTGGATTTATGGTGGACAGTGGCTACAACAGTTTATGAAATAAAAAACATTCGTTAGAGCGATTTCTAACGAATATTTTTTTACTTGATTCCTAGTGCAATCCGTGCATAACGACTCATTTTTTGGACTGTCCAAGCTGGTGACCAGACGAGACGAACATCTACTTCTGTCACTTCTGGAACCGTCCCCAATACATCGTAAATCTGATCAGTAATCAAATCAGCCAAGGGGCACCCCATCGTCGTCAAGGTCATATCAATCTCTGTTTTCCCATCCATGAAACGAATGTCATAAATTAAGCCAAGATTGATAATATCAATTCCTAATTCAGGATCAATGACTTCTTCTAAGGCATGAAAAATCCGTTCCTGAATTTCTTTTACTTGTTCTTCTGTATAAGCCATTGATAGCTGTCTCCTCATGTTGTATTAGATACAGGCCGAGCGGCTGATACTGCCTATCCGTAGACCTGCTCTCCTATTTCAATGCGTGCGTTAAAACGGTTCA
Above is a window of Streptococcus sp. zg-86 DNA encoding:
- a CDS encoding TVP38/TMEM64 family protein; translation: MYKFWQKTFQILSILTLIVSVFLVFWLYKIGILNDQNVLADTIKSHGAFGSLTYIFIQIIQVVFPIIPGGVTTVVGFLVFGHWWGFVVNYIGISIGSIILFWLARRYGKAFCLLFMTEETFYKYESKIDNKKSYEVFFILCMLSPISPADVLVMITGLTSMSYRKFTTIILLCRPISIVSYSLFWIYGGQWLQQFMK
- a CDS encoding metal-sulfur cluster assembly factor, translated to MAYTEEQVKEIQERIFHALEEVIDPELGIDIINLGLIYDIRFMDGKTEIDMTLTTMGCPLADLITDQIYDVLGTVPEVTEVDVRLVWSPAWTVQKMSRYARIALGIK